A region of the Lycium barbarum isolate Lr01 chromosome 1, ASM1917538v2, whole genome shotgun sequence genome:
ATAGGCAAAATATATACTctttctgtctcaatttatgtgatacactttcatTTATAGTCTAACCCAAACAAATGatacatttatatatttagaaataatttaacttaaaacctCTCCTTTTAACCCttaaatgaaatgatttacaaccacaaaaATATCtatggtttgttttagaccacaccAAAAGGCTTCTTTTCTTTGATAAACTTTctgtctagtcaaactatatcaaataaattgggacggagagatTAGTATTTCAAAGGTATACACTTTTTCCTCTATTCTAACTGCAATTATAAGATCAAAAGCAAAACTTTCAAAATTAGTTTCATTCTCTTACTCTCTGAGGCATATTAATATTTTCCAATTGGAAAAAAAACGGGGGTTGGTTATGTTATCTCCTAAAGAATGACTAGCGTTGGAATAAATAAAGTTTTAAAGAGTTTATAATTGCATAAAAGAAGTTAAATTAATAACTAAAACGCGTTGTTTGTAtgaaataaaacacaaaaatCCATAGGTAAAAGAATAAACTAAAATACTCTcttgctattattattattttgaaaaaTGTTCTAAATTTTTGCAAAAGAAAAAGCTAATTTGAATTTAGACGAGCAAAACATTACTAAGTATTTAATTGGACTATGGTCCATCTCCATGTCATGACACGTGGTTTCGTTTTACAAGATATGAGATTTTTCTTGCCTCCCTAGTTCAAGTTCCTAATAAGTTAGGTAAGTTAATTAAGCCTTTCAGGAAAATAAAAATTGGAAACACCAATTCCCAAACATTTAAGGAAACCAAAAGAAAACAGGACAACAATTACCATAATCCCATTCCCAGTCACTCACGGAAACAAAACTCTGTTCCTATAAATTCACTAGCAAAAGCCACAAAGTTCCTCACTTTTCTCATTCAATTGAATCAATCTGCAATAAAGTTCACAATGACTCATTTAGAGGAACAGCACCAGTCAAGAATTGATATGATGTCAAAGGCAATAAAATCAATAGCattcaagaaacaacaaacaacaaAAGCATTCCAAAAGGGTGATGAAGTTGAAGTAGCAAGTCAAGAACATGGCTTCATAGGTTCTTATTACACAGCAACTATTGTTTCTTCCATTGGCGCTTATCATTACAAAGTCAAGTACAAAACTTTATTGACCAATGATCAATCCGCGCCACTAGAGGAAATTGTTTCTGTCTCAGAGGTCCGCCCTGTGCCACCTGATCAACatgaaataatgttaaaaaataacCTCCGTCTGTATGATATGATTGATGTGTTTGACAATGATGGCTGGTGGTTCGGGCTTATCACGGGGAAAATTGGATCAAAGTACTCTGTGTATTTTCCTACAACTGGGGATCAAATTGCATATCCTCCTGATGTGTTGAGATTTCATCAAGAATGGTCTAACGGCAAGTGGATATTTCTTCCGAGGCAAGGAAAGATGTTTGGCTTGTACTGATTTTGGtttcaagaattttttttatttgctgtagtgtaatatgaatgtcacttagTCATTCTCCTTATGtcatattgaaaaaaaaaatcaagtttagTCGAAAAATTGCTACGTATGCTGATAAAGATTTTGATATGCTGTGTCAAGCATCTATTGACGAAATAGTTGAATAAAATACTTAATTCGCTACTGTTTTAGCCTTTAATTGTTGTATTATACGTTTCCGAACAGTCCTTAATCTCGAATTTTATGATAACTAGTATTGTGATGTATAAGATGCATTATTTTTCTTTCCTCATTGGGATCGACATTCTAGTACAGTCAAGAAAATGTAgaaatccaatttgagccataAGAAGTAAAATGTAAATTGATGGCGGATGGTACATAAAATTTTCCACTTTTATTGAAAATAAGACAATTCTTGAGATGCTTTGTGCATCTCCGAATTTgggctgcactttttttttttaagacatTTCTTGAGATGCTTTCAAGAAATACATTTAAAGTGCCAGATAATTTAAATGTAGCATCTGTCATTGAAATATCAGTTTGTGAAAATTATACCAAATTCAGCTGCAtatattgtatacggtaaaaatcggatatatgttaaaccggtaagaccggataccgagggaagaaagggacaagcacgTGCACAAAGACTTTCTTTctggaccggaggagtgcttgaaccgaagaAAAGGAaaggcatcatttggtccggcttCTTCATAGCCgagttggtcgtggccgttggtccgtttgatcatggccgttggtccgtttgatcgtggccgttggtccgggtgatccgttacacaattgtcacgcgtcaataccgttctgccacattgtgctgccaatcgtacgggtgtcagaccgtacgaccaaccttatccattttagggttatTCTTTATTCTTTAGAACCTTATgatgtatgaagcccatgaggcaaaactataaataggggtcattaccctacttttaggggttggcttcTCAAATCTAGAAcatattgtaatagcaaaatatacaacATTCTCTTATTTattatctgattttggtccggattcattGTGTTCTTATATTTGTTCAATAAAGCAATATCATATACTATTTAGTACACGCATTATTACAACCCATGAATCACTTTTCAGTTTACTCATAGCTCATTTTAAGCCATTTTCTTTCAAGCAAGAATAcattaaagttcaaccacatatcctataccacACTCATAAATTTAGTTGATTATTCAAATTTGAGGTAAACATATATAGCACAATTTTCTAATAGATGGGACAAGTTCCTACATGTTTAAAAACTTGTCACATTCTTGCTTCCAACATTTCAGTAGAACTTGCCAGAAAAGCATATGCATTCAAGGAAATTCCTTTCAGAATTTCTTGCAATTTCAGGCTGCGCTTGATTAAAACCCTGTTTTGGCTTCTGCACTTGGCCAACAACTTTAACCTCACAGAAATCTGGTGCATTCTTTTTAACATACTCTCCTATATCTCGTCCCTTCCTCGCTCGCCTGAAATGGATAAACACTTGTAGTATAGCAATCTTGAACCTTGATAAATTTCATGTTGCATAATTTATTTAACTACGTTTACCTTGCGGAACGCGATGGTCTATTTCCAATGACAAGGCTGGTAATATTGACAATAGGAATAAGGTCAAGTAATGCTTTGGCTGGTGAATTGCTCTCCACAAGCATAGTATCAACAGGTACCTAGCAGTCAAAATAAATCAAGAAATGTCATCTTACAAAGTTTTTGTATTTTGGATATGAAGTTTCCGATGGATACAGACTTGCACCTACTTTGGCATCGTTGCATAGGCGAATGTATTTCTCCAAGAGATTCTTCCTCCTGTTATTCTCTTCATTGATGTAGACTTGCACTTGCTCTTGGCTCAATTGGCTTCTTGATAACTTCCCAACTATCATACAGAATTTAAAAACTTAGCAACGTTCTTTAGCAAGTCGTTTCATTTTTGCTTTTATTTCATCAAATTTCCTATAGTTCCTAGAAAAAAGGGTAGCTCGGGACACAAAGTATCCCGCATTCACACAGTAGTGAGGGAAGCGTCGCAACCCAAGGGGGTGTAGTGTAAGTAGTCTATCCCGATGCAAGTatccatttcattttttttcctatCAAATTCCCTTTTGTTCATAAAGAAAAAGGACAGCCCGGTGCACGGATCCCACATTCATGTAGGGTCTGTGGAAGGGCCGCACCCCAAGGGGGTGTAATATAAGCACCTAACCACACTTGTCAGTGGTTGATTCCACAACTCGAACCCATAATTTATTGTCACGGGTTCGATCCAACTTTACCGATGATCCAAGGCTCCCCTCTATTTGTTCCTAGAAAGTATTCAAAAAATGCACTTGGGGCaatacgacaacaacaacaacaacccagtgaaatcccacaatgtggggtctggggagggtagagtgtacgcagaccttactcctaccaaggtaggacggttgtttccgaaagaccctcggctcaataaaaagcataaaaagaggtcagataatgctaagaaattcaaagcgatatggaaatgcaaataacgaaagcgacacagataaaatagaataatcaaagtacaggaaataacagataatagcagaaatcagagcacaagaaattatactgcgataatgcgcctactaataaggaaggataacgagactatctactagtcttctaccctaatgtgggtcctccaaaccctcctatctaaggtcaagTCCTcgctaagctgtaactgcgccatgtcctgtctaatcacctctccccaatatttcttcggcctacccctacctcttctgaaaccatccatggccaacctctcacacctccgcactggggcatccgtgtctctcctcttcacatgcccaaaccatcttagtctcgcttcccgcatcttgtcttccaccgaggccactcccaccttgtcccgaatagcctcattcctaatcctgtcactcctggtgtgcccacatatccatctcaacattctcatctcggcaactttcatcttttgaacgtgagagatcttaactggccaacactccgccccatacaacataatcggtctaaccaccactttgtagaacttgcccttaagttgtggtggcaccttcttgtcacatagcactccggaagcgagcctccatttcatccaccctgccctaatacgatgtgtgacatcatcgtcaatctccctgctgccttgcatgatagacccaagatacttgaaactacttttcttctggatggcctggctACCAAGCCTAACTTCCATGCCATCCTCCttaggtgcttcactgaacttgcactccaagtactctgtcttggtcctactcagcttaaaccctttagactccaaggtatgtctccaaccctccagtttagcgttaactccgctacgagtctcgtcgatcagaaCTATTCACCTCTGAACTACCTTTTAACTGATTAAAGACTTCTAGGATTCTTGTCAAGGAAATTTGAGTTTTTTTTCTTTAGCTGCTACAAAGTTCAGAAGCACCGTGTTGTGTTTTGACTTATCTTGAGAGAATAGAGCATACTATTTATTAATAGTAACTTTGAGTTAAGAATTTAGCGTCTATAGGTTGATCTGCATATTTCAGAGGCAGCTGCAGAAACAAGAGAATTGAACCAATATATTCAATATACTTTTCATGTTCTTGAATTCCCTGATTTTATGAATAAATCGACATTCCCtgatgtgatgtcttaaatataCCGGCTTGTTTGTGACATAGGTAAAGCTAGATGAATCAAAAACTGGAACGAACAAAAAGTGGAGAAACAGATAGCAAATTGAAATCCTTACCAAGAGAATTAGTTACCTGGTGTAGGGATGTAGTTAATGAGAGGAAAAATGTGCACGAGGCAGATGCGAAAACTGGGGGAAATAGCATGATCAAGTGCCCATTGAAGAACATGCAAGTCATTTTTGCCAACAGCTACATAAACATCTTTAATATCTGCATCTATGCTGTTTATTGTAGTACTCTTGCTATCTTCTCCGATCTCTTCGATTTCCCCAGACATCTCTTTCTAAATGTTGAATATAGCCGGTAATAATGATGCTAGTTGTCCTCAGTTCTAGCCCCTCGTCTCAGTTTTCAACTTTCTTCACTTCCAATAGTTATAGTCCAAAATGGGGAAATTGTAGAAGAAGGAAACAAGAGTAAATGCTTAAAGAAATTAGCAGATAATGAAGAAAAGAATAATGGTCGTTGCTATCAATGGCACCAACAAAATGGAAaagttttataattttttttttttttgtcaatatCTATAGGGTTCTTGGACATGTCACATTCCAAATAtatatcaactgtgccttttatgtAAAATAAACCTTTTTTTTCCTCCTTATTCGCAAACTGCCCTTGTATTCTCCTCTTGGACCGACTTGAAATTGGAAATAAAACTTTTTTCAAGTGGGAAACTTTTCTTGGACCATATTATAATGTTCTGATAGTGCAAGTCAATTTCAAATGGTTGCTTTCTCTTTCATTTTCTTATGATCTGCCTTTCCAAATATTATTGTTAATCATGTAGAACAGAAAGTGTTTGCCACACAGGAAATTTATCTAATAGGCCCTTTAATGAAGTGCTAGTTGAGGTCAGTAAAGTGCAAACCTTTCATTTTGTCAAGACGTTTTCGAGTTTTGCAGCATATGGACCGGAGAAATTGCGATGAAAGGCCAGCTCTTTTTCTGATATTCAGTAGCATCATCAACCATCTTATACTCTGGCCTAACGAATTGTCCTTTGAATTGAAAACTGCCTCATCAATAATCTACCATATTCTCATAGTATCCAGCACACTAGTGGCTAGCAATTGGAGATTTAAAGAGGCTAAGAAAAGGAATCCACCATTATGTGAAGTAAAAACACAAGGAAATGAAAGGCATTCAACATAAACAAACAGGTTAATGGACATAAGATTCAATTTGGAGCAAGGCCAGAttctcaaaaaaacaaaaaaaaaaaagcccgatgcactaagctcccgctatatGCGGGTCTGGGGAAGGGCCAAACGACGAGGGTCTATCGTTCACAGCCTTACCCGGTCTCAATTTAAGCTGTGTATATTCTGTTAAACATATAAATTAGTAACCCAAATCTTTTTCACAAATTGACATTGAAGGATTAGGTGACTGCAAAAGGCCGGCTAAGTACTCAAACTTCACGAATAGGCAGAGGAACATAATATCATTTCAGCTTCCACTCCTTAACAATATCACTGTTAACTTTCTTTATGAACATCATTCGAGCAACTGATGTGCAAGTGAATTGAACAGCAGCAGTTTGTGATCTTTGTTACAGCATGATATAATTGAAACCTTCATTCTGGCTTCTAGGCTTTGTTTTAATACATTTGGAAGTTTGTCACATAGCCATAAAGACCATGTTAGACTTGCAAGTAGGTCCAAAGTTCTGAAGCTTCAGATTTATTAATTCGTTGCATTCTTTATCAGAACATCTTGAGAAATTTATTTTCAAGTGAATTGAGCTAAACAGTCTAATCAAAGTCAAGACTAAAAGAATAGAACAACAAAAAAAAGAGGGAGTCCGTCAGCCACAGGACCATCTAAGCCTCACACACCGGACTCGATTTTCTGTCACCCCTGGAACTCAACTGGTACGAGCCTATAGAACAGAACCTGTTCAAGTGCGGCCGCTCACGTTTACTGAGAAATGGAACATTTTAAAGCTGAAACTTATGTGTTGTAGTTCCGATGTGGGAATATGTTGGCCCGTTGGGCAACTTAGCTGACTACTAAGCAGTCTTCAAGACAGAAGTGCAATAAAAGCAAATAAGATTTGCGCTAAGATTTACTCCCATTCAACTGAGAAACCGATTAATAAATGAAGCTTGCTTTTCTGGGGTTTTTTATTCTTTATAGAAAAAATAATGTGTAATTTCTTGCAAGGTGAAGATAATTAAATTTTTTTCATCGCCTATTAACTCGCTAATCGATAAAATTTCACGAAACAGTAATCTCACATGAAATCGATAAAATATCGGGCAGCCTACTCGTATAGAACCCATCATTCTCACAGAAATTTCGACTCCCTGAACTCAGGCTATTTTGCCTTACTTTAGTAGTTTATTACATGACTATATGTAGTTGATGTTTAAGCTCTATCGACTGAAAATGTAAATAAGTAATTTCACAATTAGTCAAATCATTTTAAAAAGTAATCACGGATAACTCTATTGAATAACATTGATCGTTACCTAAAAAAAATAGCAAGTAATCTTCTACGATAATTTAATCACGTCGGATGTGTAAAAATTTGTTACATAAGTATATACtcttaagagcccgtttggattggcttataagttgcttataagctgtttttagcttttttgagtgtttgactggtcagcttaaagtcattttgtgcttaaaataagctcaaaaaaataatttggtccatttgacttagcttatctaaagcagcttataagctgaaaacaacttataagtcaaaaaaaataagttagactaccccaacttattttttttagcttataagctgcaaacagcttataggcataagcccatccaaacaggctctaaatctgGTCTTGTTACCCACGCCGTAATAGAGAGTAATTAATTTCATGAGTTAAAATTAGTCATACTTCACCCAACCTGTCCCTTTGCCATCCCTAGCAAAATTTAGTAGTATAATATATTAGAAGTATAAGGTATTGAGCATTTGTCACTCACCCTTATTATCCATCATCTGCCACTTATAATTTAGTTATATAAAACACTATTTCTAGTGGAGAGCACTTTTTTGTATTATTAGACACTTGTGTACttcgtgaaaaaaaaaaagaatatgaacatatattaatgttataatttttataaaagaaaCAATATTTATTAACCAACCGTCTTTTCATTACTCTACATTTTGCATGATTCTTTAAGTGATTTATATATAATCTTTTGATTGAAAGAATATGTTAGAAACATCAAGATCTAGTATAAAACTACTCATCTAAATCAATATATGGTAACTTGAAtgggaacaaaaaaaaatattagcatAACTGAATTTGATAACATATTAGTGAATTTTTTAAAAGATTGTTAGTTCCCAACATTCTTTGGTGTTAATTCATTAGCTAATGTATACATTTGTGTTATTTAGAGCATATACTTTTATGTCATATAGTACTATTCATTAATACTAAAATTTCAGAGATCTCATCTTTTATCTAACTATTAACattcatacaaaattcaatttttaGTTGTACATTGAGAATAGCACTAAATTTTACTGACATAATATGTCAAACCTAAAATTAGACCTTCTAGCATGCAAAAAATGgtgattaaataaataattaactaatttttGTGCTTATTTTTTCAATGTTCCTATTCTTTGACAATTTATCACATCTCCTATAACTACCTATCAAAATAAGGATAAAGAATTAGTCACCTAACTAAAATATTGAAcaaagaggagaaaaaaaaatcaaaaagaacaAATTATAAACAGTCagtgtaaaaaaataaaaaaattaagccATTTAAATATCCTGATTATAAGAAATCAGATACCTTGCATGAGGTGAAAAGGAGATCATGAAATCATCTTTTTGTTGCAAAGTCAAATTTAAATGAAACAAAGAAAAAACGTTACCAAAAAGGACATTCATATCAAGTGGTCGATGATAATAATGCCTTTGTCCTTCTCCTCAAATAAACCCATGGTCATCTTCTAGTCTTCTTTAATTTGATCATCCATCATTTGGTCTTCAACTTATCCCTGCAAGAAATAATGCATCAAAAAAATTGATGCATAAAAATTAGAATTgtaagaaaataaattaaaattcgACATGCTACATTCTAACTTATAATCAATATAAGCTATCAAAAACTAATTCACTGAATGAGAATCATAGAAAATAAGATCATACACGATATATATGTGAGCAAATATTGTTTATTGCATTGTAAAAGATGCACAAGAACACAATACATGGAGAATAGCCTacccaaaaagaaaaaatgagaaGACATATATAGGATATCAATTAGCATAGCAATGAATTGGGTAATTAGTAGTGATAAGTGTCAACAAAAATCGATTTTAGGCCAATGTATCAGTAAATAAATATGCTACGTGGGATGAATCAAAGGTTAATTGAAATTCATTGCAAAGTGTACGTGGTATCAAGTAAATACGGATTTTACGTGGGTTGAATCAAAGGTTTAATTGAGTTGTATTGCAAAGTGTACGTGGGTTACTTCTTGCGACAAAATAtttaatatataaattattttttaatccaTTTAAATAGTAAAATATGTTGAAAAATGAAGGGAAACTAttcaaaaaggagaaaaagaaaaaagtgtctcatcaccttatctatgcctagctttaatatatatatatatatatatatatatataattttttttcttcttctaataGTTAGAGACGTTTCAAATTCTTTTCTCTCCATAAATAAGGAATTTGAGAGGTTGGAAGTTGGAACAATAATAGCTATTTCATTGTGAATTTAACTCAATAGCTAATTTAGAAAGGTATGCGTAATGTAGTAAGTTGAAAGTAAACAATAAATTATTCCATGAATAAGAAGAGTAAAGTATTAATTATTGAGTCATTTATTGTTGTTACAATAAAATACATAAAAAGATGggataaaaaacaaaaaaaaataggaaaaagggagaaaaaagataattgtGTTTCTAGGCCATAGACAGGTGACACATCACCTTATTTATGCCTAGATTTATATTATAGATAGATTATGGGCATGCATTATAAGTCTTAACTCACGATTAGTGGCATGTTAAATTATGGATAATTATTTAAGAGCTTTAAAATTCAATTAATATGAAAGAAACTTTTCAGCATTAAACAaatgattaaaaagaaaaatttagagaaaaggccaaaaaaagagaaaaaacgaTAAATGGGTTTCTagaccatagagaggtgccacattaCCTTGTCTATGCCTTATATTATACTAGGTAATTTGTCCGCACTTCGCGCGATCATAACTGACCTCATTAAGCTTAGTGGTCCTTTCCCGAAATCTGAATAACAGAAATAACGTAAAGAATGATTGTTGTAAAATTAaagatatttaaaataatactttcGAACATAACTTAGAAGATTTGGCATTGTAAGAAGCTCTAATGAATGATTATAAAAGTCTTTACTCATTGATTAATTTTATCTTTTATTACATATATTCTGAGGGCATTTGTTCCTCCATATAATTCTCAATATTGAATAATTTGTCGTGAAATAGTCAAGCATTACTCACTATATTTTTGTATGCACAAAAAATTACTGATTATTTACTTCATGGCGTACACTATTTTCGTTAACAAAGATTAAAGATCACGGAGATCAAAGATTTTTCGAGCCTGAAGTCAATGACATCATCTCCACCTTTTAACTAAGCGTATTTTTCTCCACGTAGAGATAACATATTAATTACTAATAAGTAAGAGATTGTTAGATTAGGGTGTTAGAACCATTTGAAAATATAGATTGAACAAAAACATAGTTGTTGAACTaaatgtagattttacatgcttcAAGTATATCCAAAGAACGCATCGGCGGTGAGCAAAGTCTCTTAACAGAGTACTTTTCATTTGGCAAGCAAATTACTGGACCTTTTATTAACTCCATTTTCTACAACTTTGTTAGAACAATTTGAAGCTTACTATGTTCTTTTGTCCTGGGCTTCAAACTCTTCCCCCTTCTTTGCTTCAACATTTGGTTTCCAAACGTATTCTAATCGATTATTTTAAAAACATTTATAACAAAGTACAGTTGAACCTAATAAGAGTTTGCTGAAATAATCCAATACTTCCAAGTTTTATTTACTTCTCTTCCATGGTCAAAAAGTTCACTAATATTGTTGATGACTGATAAGACATTGTTCAAGCGGTAAGACCGAAACACCGAAAACTTGGTAATAATGACCAAATAGAGGATCGGATGGATACAACATGGGTTGCACATCTCAATGAATAAACACCAATTCCGTAAAACTAAAAGAACTACCATGTTATTTCATTGATGAAGCAACTTACATTGACAAAAACTTTACTTCACAAAATGTCATCTTGTCACGCTTGAATACATGAAACAGTAGCATCAACCTTAATGAAATATAATAAGATGCTGTTCCATATTTTCAGTTTTTCACCAATCTGTTTGTAGACTAAATAGAGTCATCAATAGAAAGGCAACGGAAAGAACAAAAAGAGAATATCCTGCGACAAATCCCATTATTTAATTAATTCCTCATAAGCTAGAAAGTTTCATTGTATCTCATCACAAAAATTAACTAAAAGTACACAGATCCCAAATTCTCTGCAATCTGAGTTTTCCATATCAATCACCATTCTAAGGAAGCTTCTCTTTGTGGTAAAGAAGTTCCTAATGAAGCAATACTTTAGTCAAGCCATGTAGTTAAAAAAATAATGCGAACTAAATCAAGAACAACAATACACGAAATGAAACAACAACTTGACAACATCCtaataataccaaaaaaaaaaaaatctaactgAATTTTAGAGTTGGAGAATGGATGGCTCGAAAGAGAGGTTAcgaccttttctttctttctttggaaaTAGGGAAGTTAGAAGGGATGTCTTGGAAGGGACGATTAGACTTGGAGGCACATGAAGATAGAGTGTGATTAGTCATTAAGGAGGAGTTAACAACTCTGTTTCAATATCAATGTA
Encoded here:
- the LOC132617089 gene encoding protein AGENET DOMAIN (AGD)-CONTAINING P1-like, translated to MTHLEEQHQSRIDMMSKAIKSIAFKKQQTTKAFQKGDEVEVASQEHGFIGSYYTATIVSSIGAYHYKVKYKTLLTNDQSAPLEEIVSVSEVRPVPPDQHEIMLKNNLRLYDMIDVFDNDGWWFGLITGKIGSKYSVYFPTTGDQIAYPPDVLRFHQEWSNGKWIFLPRQGKMFGLY
- the LOC132601668 gene encoding U-box domain-containing protein 35-like: MSGEIEEIGEDSKSTTINSIDADIKDVYVAVGKNDLHVLQWALDHAISPSFRICLVHIFPLINYIPTPVGKLSRSQLSQEQVQVYINEENNRRKNLLEKYIRLCNDAKVPVDTMLVESNSPAKALLDLIPIVNITSLVIGNRPSRSARRARKGRDIGEYVKKNAPDFCEVKVVGQVQKPKQGFNQAQPEIARNSERNFLECICFSGKFY